The following proteins are co-located in the Elusimicrobiota bacterium genome:
- a CDS encoding ATP-binding protein — protein MRLFAKFLLGLAVVIALTAAGILWYAGRSVHAALVDETVRAALRLGDELDRRIAPGFETRGEAELTSALLKLQRDTGGLGAFIADMEERVVAHTNVAEQGGTLADTWELAAHNAESPRMREFSVRGEPALELAIPLREQAASAGEEYMLDRPSGARRLGTVFLNLPLAKTLRTQAEILKGLRFVVLFSVVLSAAIAATLIGGMLVPLRRLSAAVDGVGRGDYGVRVAEESSDELGDLARSFNRMAEDLSRTVVSKDFLNRILENIQDLLVVTDAEGRVRLLNRTVCETLGYAAAELIGHPARILGEGPGEAPPSSFNWEDCSQSVENLELRLRQKKGAEIPVLLSASPLRDGAGRVQGLIIMAKDIRERRKFEQQLRMTEKLSAVGRLAAGVAHEINNPLGVILGFAQSAGRRIPPGDPLALPLSSIEREALRCRNLVQDLLTFSRQERARKEPVAVAALFDMTAPIIESIARSHGVRVERSSESGLSVEGDVNQLQQVLINLCSNAVDAMPEGGTLTLRGARVPGGEVVLEVSDTGTGMEAEVREKIFEPFFTTKPPGKGTGLGLALVHEIVGRHHGGIQVRSEIGRGTTFTVLLPSSSGAAPKEDA, from the coding sequence GTGAGACTCTTCGCCAAGTTCCTGCTCGGCCTCGCCGTCGTCATCGCGCTGACCGCCGCGGGCATCCTCTGGTACGCCGGCCGCTCGGTGCACGCGGCGCTCGTCGACGAGACCGTCCGGGCCGCCCTGCGCCTGGGCGACGAACTCGACCGCCGCATCGCTCCCGGCTTCGAGACGCGCGGGGAGGCGGAGCTCACATCGGCCCTGCTCAAGCTTCAGCGCGATACGGGCGGACTCGGCGCCTTCATCGCCGATATGGAGGAACGAGTCGTCGCCCACACCAACGTCGCGGAGCAGGGGGGGACGCTCGCGGACACCTGGGAGCTCGCGGCCCATAACGCCGAGAGCCCGCGCATGCGCGAATTCTCCGTCCGCGGCGAGCCCGCCCTCGAGCTCGCCATCCCCCTGCGCGAGCAGGCCGCGAGCGCCGGCGAGGAGTACATGCTCGACCGGCCGAGCGGGGCGCGCCGCCTGGGCACCGTGTTCCTGAACCTCCCCCTCGCGAAGACCCTGCGTACGCAGGCCGAGATCCTCAAGGGCCTGCGCTTCGTCGTCCTCTTCAGCGTCGTGCTGTCGGCCGCGATCGCCGCGACGCTCATCGGAGGCATGCTCGTGCCGCTGCGCCGCCTCTCCGCCGCGGTCGACGGCGTCGGGCGGGGCGATTACGGCGTGCGCGTCGCGGAGGAGTCCTCCGACGAGCTCGGGGACCTGGCGCGCAGCTTCAACCGCATGGCGGAGGACCTTTCGCGGACCGTCGTCTCGAAGGATTTCCTCAATCGCATCCTGGAGAACATCCAGGACCTGCTCGTCGTCACCGACGCCGAGGGGCGCGTCCGCCTCCTCAACCGCACCGTCTGCGAGACCCTCGGCTACGCCGCAGCGGAGCTCATCGGCCATCCGGCGCGGATCCTCGGCGAGGGCCCGGGCGAGGCGCCGCCCTCGTCTTTCAATTGGGAGGACTGCTCGCAGTCCGTCGAGAATCTGGAACTGCGTCTGCGCCAGAAGAAGGGCGCGGAGATCCCCGTCCTCCTCTCGGCCTCTCCGCTGCGCGACGGCGCGGGCCGCGTCCAGGGTCTCATCATCATGGCCAAGGACATCCGCGAGCGCAGGAAGTTCGAGCAGCAGCTGCGCATGACGGAGAAGCTCTCGGCGGTCGGGCGCCTCGCCGCGGGCGTCGCGCACGAGATCAACAACCCGCTCGGGGTCATCCTCGGCTTCGCGCAGTCGGCCGGCCGCCGCATCCCGCCCGGCGACCCCCTGGCCCTGCCCCTCTCCTCCATCGAGCGGGAGGCGCTGCGCTGCCGCAACCTCGTGCAGGACCTGCTCACCTTCTCGCGCCAGGAGCGCGCGCGCAAGGAGCCCGTGGCCGTGGCGGCCCTCTTCGACATGACCGCCCCCATCATCGAGAGCATCGCGCGCTCCCACGGGGTCCGCGTCGAGCGCTCCAGCGAGAGCGGGCTGAGCGTCGAGGGGGACGTGAACCAGCTCCAGCAGGTCCTCATCAACCTCTGCTCCAACGCCGTCGACGCGATGCCGGAGGGGGGGACGCTCACCCTGCGCGGCGCCCGCGTCCCCGGCGGGGAGGTCGTCCTCGAGGTCTCCGACACGGGGACGGGGATGGAGGCCGAGGTCCGCGAGAAGATCTTCGAGCCGTTCTTCACGACCAAGCCGCCGGGCAAGGGGACGGGGCTCGGCCTCGCGCTGGTGCACGAGATCGTCGGCCGGCATCACGGCGGCATCCAGGTGCGCAGCGAGATCGGCCGCGGAACGACCTTCACCGTCCTCCTGCCTTCCTCGAGCGGCGCGGCGCCGAAGGAGGACGCATGA
- a CDS encoding ABC transporter substrate binding protein: MPSRLLLAALLFSAMARPGAAAAGEGARIVAVLSSDAKPYWEAFESFRREVGVPVTLLQLREGAVQLPADAAVVAAFGGRAAQQPYPSGVRLIYCLAPGKTVSRGSYELPPVKIQMTGDPDALVSRLLELQPRLKRLAVFWSQGENEHKHKELRLSSRDRFEVVSVRVRSSEELYEALRGLKGRVDALWMTPDPALVNADNFEALREYSWANAVPFYSPTEGLVEKGASASISASYAEIGRAAAGAARDALAGLPVAEDIHPEKVSVTFSASAAKRAGLAPPVETLKRVESLLP, from the coding sequence ATGCCTTCTAGACTCCTCCTCGCCGCCCTTCTCTTCTCCGCCATGGCCCGGCCCGGCGCGGCCGCCGCCGGGGAAGGGGCCCGCATCGTCGCGGTGCTGAGCTCGGACGCGAAGCCCTACTGGGAGGCCTTCGAGAGCTTCCGGAGAGAGGTCGGCGTCCCCGTGACGCTGCTCCAGCTGCGCGAGGGAGCCGTCCAGCTCCCCGCGGACGCCGCGGTCGTCGCGGCCTTCGGCGGCCGCGCGGCCCAGCAGCCTTACCCGTCGGGCGTCCGGCTCATCTACTGCCTCGCCCCCGGCAAGACGGTCTCGCGCGGGAGCTACGAGCTGCCGCCGGTGAAGATCCAGATGACGGGAGACCCCGACGCCCTGGTCTCCCGCCTGCTCGAGCTCCAGCCCAGGCTCAAGCGCCTCGCCGTGTTCTGGTCGCAGGGAGAGAACGAGCACAAGCACAAGGAGCTGCGCCTCTCCTCCCGCGACCGCTTCGAGGTCGTCTCCGTGCGTGTCCGATCCTCGGAGGAGCTCTATGAGGCCCTGCGCGGGCTCAAGGGACGCGTCGATGCTCTGTGGATGACGCCGGACCCCGCTCTCGTGAACGCGGACAACTTCGAGGCCCTGCGCGAGTATTCCTGGGCGAACGCCGTGCCCTTCTACTCCCCGACCGAGGGGCTCGTCGAGAAGGGCGCCTCGGCGTCGATCTCCGCGAGCTACGCCGAGATCGGCCGCGCGGCCGCCGGGGCCGCACGGGACGCCCTGGCCGGTCTGCCGGTCGCCGAGGATATCCACCCGGAGAAGGTCTCCGTCACCTTCAGCGCCTCGGCCGCGAAGCGGGCCGGCCTCGCGCCTCCGGTCGAGACGCTCAAGCGCGTCGAGAGCCTCCTGCCGTGA
- a CDS encoding response regulator has translation MKNTKRAFGTTDIARMCYVTPPTVGRWIEEGKLPCFRTAGGHRRVWDKDLVEFLKKHNMPVPRELKAGRAFRVLVVEDEPTVRRTLLRQLSALFPGIETHEAVEGFEAGHKLAQLAPDLVLLDFYLPGMDGGRICRLIRSDESLKHVRVLAISGRDPEKTRQACLDSGADDFLAKPFTAQELRARVLPFLPQELAERIPE, from the coding sequence ATGAAAAACACAAAGCGAGCTTTCGGCACCACGGACATCGCGCGGATGTGCTACGTCACCCCTCCCACCGTCGGCCGCTGGATCGAGGAAGGCAAGCTCCCCTGCTTCCGCACCGCGGGCGGGCATCGCCGGGTCTGGGACAAGGACCTCGTCGAGTTCCTGAAGAAGCACAACATGCCCGTCCCCCGCGAGCTCAAGGCCGGGCGCGCCTTCCGCGTGCTGGTCGTCGAGGACGAGCCCACCGTGCGCCGGACGCTGCTGCGCCAGCTGAGCGCCCTCTTCCCCGGCATCGAGACCCACGAGGCCGTCGAAGGCTTCGAGGCCGGCCATAAGCTCGCCCAGCTCGCGCCCGACCTGGTTCTGCTCGACTTCTATCTCCCCGGCATGGACGGCGGACGCATCTGCCGCCTCATCCGCTCCGACGAGAGCCTCAAGCACGTGCGCGTCCTGGCCATCAGCGGCCGGGACCCCGAGAAGACGCGGCAGGCCTGCCTCGACTCGGGCGCCGACGACTTCCTCGCCAAGCCCTTCACGGCCCAGGAGCTTCGGGCCCGCGTGCTGCCCTTCCTCCCCCAGGAACTCGCGGAGAGGATCCCCGAGTGA
- a CDS encoding electron transfer flavoprotein subunit alpha, whose translation MIEITSQCTGCSRCVPVCPFGAIHVEDKKARVGDGCTLCGACVQVCALDAISISREESSADLSSFKGLWVFVETAHALKLGKGGALEWADAKYVKSVTQELLSAGRRLADELKEELCAVLVGDGVEPFIGELAAYGADKVYVVDQPALKDYNTDTYAAVLIGLITRHKPSIVLFPATYQGRDLAPRIAAEIYAGLTADCTGLSIKNGHLLQTRPAFGGNIMADILCPRKRPQMATVRPNVLKKTEPDPLRKAAIVRESPKIDEKMVRVRTVERRVTAVHGQQKVDEAAVVVSGGRGVRSRDRFKTLEDLAELLGGAVGASRAAVDMGLKPKANQVGQSGTTVSPRLYMACGISGAVQHIVGMRSSDVIVAINKDPNAPIFGVAKYGIVGDLHEILPKLVSALKDRKTK comes from the coding sequence ATGATCGAGATCACCTCGCAGTGCACGGGCTGCTCCCGCTGCGTCCCGGTCTGCCCGTTCGGGGCCATCCACGTGGAGGACAAGAAGGCCCGCGTGGGCGACGGCTGCACCCTCTGCGGCGCCTGCGTCCAGGTCTGCGCCCTCGACGCGATCAGCATCAGCCGCGAGGAGTCCTCGGCGGACCTCTCCTCCTTCAAGGGGCTCTGGGTCTTCGTCGAGACCGCGCATGCGCTCAAGCTCGGCAAGGGCGGCGCGCTCGAGTGGGCCGACGCTAAATACGTGAAGTCGGTGACGCAGGAGCTGCTCTCGGCCGGCCGGCGCCTCGCCGACGAGCTCAAGGAGGAGCTCTGCGCGGTGCTCGTGGGAGACGGAGTCGAGCCCTTCATCGGGGAGCTCGCGGCCTACGGCGCCGACAAGGTCTACGTCGTCGATCAGCCCGCGCTCAAGGACTACAACACCGACACCTACGCGGCGGTGCTCATCGGGCTCATCACCCGGCACAAGCCGAGCATCGTGCTCTTCCCGGCGACCTACCAGGGGCGCGACCTCGCGCCGCGCATCGCGGCCGAGATCTACGCCGGCCTCACCGCGGACTGCACGGGCCTCTCGATCAAGAACGGACACCTCCTGCAGACCCGGCCGGCCTTCGGGGGGAACATCATGGCCGACATCCTCTGCCCGCGCAAGCGGCCGCAGATGGCGACCGTGCGCCCCAACGTGCTCAAGAAGACCGAGCCCGACCCGCTGCGCAAGGCGGCGATCGTGCGGGAGAGCCCGAAGATCGACGAGAAGATGGTCCGCGTGCGGACCGTCGAGCGCAGGGTCACCGCGGTGCACGGCCAGCAGAAGGTCGACGAGGCGGCCGTGGTGGTCTCGGGCGGCCGCGGCGTGCGCAGCAGGGACCGCTTCAAGACCCTCGAGGACCTCGCCGAGCTGCTCGGCGGCGCCGTCGGGGCCTCACGCGCGGCCGTGGACATGGGGCTCAAGCCGAAGGCGAACCAGGTCGGGCAGAGCGGCACCACCGTGTCGCCCCGGCTCTACATGGCCTGCGGCATCTCGGGGGCCGTCCAGCACATCGTGGGCATGCGCTCCTCGGACGTCATCGTCGCCATCAACAAGGACCCCAACGCGCCGATCTTCGGCGTCGCGAAGTACGGGATCGTCGGGGACCTCCACGAGATCCTGCCCAAACTGGTCTCCGCGTTGAAGGATCGGAAGACGAAGTAG
- a CDS encoding electron transfer flavoprotein subunit beta/FixA family protein, producing the protein MRTVVCVKQVPDTTEVKVNPETGTLVRAGVPSILNPYDHYAVEKALELKKKHGGEVTVVTMGPPQARTVLQLALALGADRAVLLSDRLFAGSDTWATSYALARAIRKLGKYDLVLCGQQAIDGDTAQVGPGVAQSLHIPQITFCDWVEVDKRTLRAQRHIDDGTEVVETKLPALASMTMPHDFKPRHPSFTAVAKALDKVLETWSAADIGAEPEKVGLKGSPTQVDRVYAPPLREKGVIFTGSAVELAGKLLEILHKENFVKAGGGGK; encoded by the coding sequence ATGCGAACCGTGGTCTGCGTCAAGCAAGTCCCCGACACCACCGAGGTGAAGGTCAATCCCGAGACGGGCACCCTCGTGCGCGCCGGGGTCCCCAGCATCCTCAACCCCTACGACCATTACGCCGTCGAGAAGGCCCTCGAGCTCAAGAAGAAGCACGGCGGCGAGGTCACGGTCGTCACGATGGGCCCTCCCCAGGCGCGGACCGTGCTTCAGCTCGCGCTCGCGCTCGGCGCCGACCGCGCGGTGCTGCTCAGCGACCGGCTCTTCGCCGGCTCCGACACCTGGGCCACCTCCTACGCGCTCGCCCGCGCCATCCGCAAGCTCGGCAAGTACGACCTCGTGCTCTGCGGCCAGCAGGCCATCGACGGAGACACCGCGCAGGTGGGCCCCGGCGTGGCCCAGAGCCTGCACATCCCCCAGATCACCTTCTGCGACTGGGTGGAGGTCGACAAGCGCACGCTCCGGGCGCAGCGCCACATCGACGACGGCACCGAGGTCGTCGAGACGAAGCTCCCCGCGCTGGCCTCGATGACGATGCCCCACGACTTCAAGCCGCGCCATCCCTCCTTCACCGCCGTCGCCAAGGCGCTCGACAAGGTCCTGGAGACCTGGAGCGCGGCCGACATCGGAGCCGAACCCGAGAAGGTCGGCCTGAAGGGCTCGCCCACGCAGGTGGACCGGGTGTACGCGCCGCCGCTGCGCGAGAAGGGCGTGATCTTCACCGGCAGCGCCGTGGAGCTGGCCGGCAAGCTCCTGGAGATCCTCCACAAGGAGAACTTCGTGAAGGCGGGCGGGGGTGGGAAATGA
- a CDS encoding acyl-CoA dehydrogenase family protein — protein MPGLDQTTRGLMLDSLRHYAKRRTPYDELRRLDRDNEFPAEVLKEMYDPEILGVHLLLIPKEYDGLGGSPFDIYRICEALAHIDLGIATSVFATFLGTDPIRVGGTEEQKRHWFGRIAKERLLVAYGATEADAGSDLVALTTRASHVVKNGKIAGYRITGNKQWISNGGVADVCTILAATPGGPSWFVVEKGTEGFTANHHEDKHGIRLSNTAALALDDVLVPPENLIGGVEGQGLLQAQAVFGYTRLMVAAFGLGAGWEALETAIRYSQQRIQAGGPLSKKQGYMLKLIVPNAVRLEAARAYLEEVALRLEGEHGLQTEGAIAKLAASESGNKAAEDSIQALGGYGYTKDFPVEKIKRDVKITCIYEGTSEVLEMTVCRGRWQEHLKSRGQYYEGQAAQMDALHAASPSVGADCAALALRALNRILEECRVQRLTRHQHVTMRLGEYITAAETCAAFCRASARPHYSETVRFDSEAWQAMSRLYARETALDVALKGMKLVLGAGSAPAGLLDALALPAIMARQGGSIEDGELAARKLTEVFRGR, from the coding sequence ATGCCCGGACTCGACCAGACGACGCGCGGCCTGATGCTCGACAGCCTGCGCCATTACGCGAAGCGGCGCACGCCCTATGACGAACTGCGCCGGCTCGACCGCGACAACGAATTCCCCGCCGAGGTCCTCAAGGAGATGTACGACCCCGAGATCCTCGGCGTCCACCTGCTGCTCATCCCCAAGGAGTACGACGGGCTGGGCGGAAGCCCCTTCGACATCTACCGCATCTGCGAGGCGCTCGCGCACATCGACCTCGGCATCGCGACCTCCGTGTTCGCGACCTTCCTCGGCACCGACCCCATCCGCGTCGGCGGCACCGAGGAGCAGAAGCGCCACTGGTTCGGGCGCATCGCCAAGGAGCGTCTGCTCGTGGCGTACGGCGCCACCGAGGCCGACGCGGGCAGCGACCTCGTGGCCCTGACGACGAGGGCATCGCACGTCGTCAAGAACGGGAAGATCGCCGGCTACCGCATCACGGGCAACAAGCAGTGGATCTCCAACGGCGGCGTCGCCGACGTCTGCACCATCCTGGCGGCGACCCCCGGCGGGCCGTCCTGGTTCGTCGTGGAGAAGGGGACGGAGGGATTTACCGCCAACCACCACGAGGACAAGCACGGCATCCGCCTCAGCAACACCGCGGCCCTCGCGCTCGACGACGTCCTCGTCCCCCCCGAGAACCTCATCGGCGGCGTCGAGGGGCAGGGCCTCCTCCAGGCCCAGGCCGTCTTCGGCTACACCCGGCTCATGGTCGCGGCCTTCGGCCTCGGCGCCGGCTGGGAGGCGCTCGAGACCGCCATCCGCTACAGCCAGCAGCGCATCCAGGCCGGCGGCCCGCTCTCGAAGAAGCAGGGCTACATGCTCAAGCTCATCGTGCCCAACGCGGTGCGGCTCGAGGCCGCGCGCGCGTACCTCGAGGAGGTCGCGCTCCGGCTCGAGGGCGAGCACGGGCTGCAGACCGAGGGCGCCATCGCGAAGCTCGCGGCTTCCGAGTCCGGCAACAAGGCGGCCGAGGACTCCATCCAGGCGCTCGGCGGCTACGGCTACACGAAGGACTTCCCCGTCGAGAAGATCAAGCGCGACGTCAAGATCACCTGCATCTACGAAGGCACCAGCGAGGTCCTCGAGATGACGGTCTGCCGCGGGCGCTGGCAGGAGCACCTCAAGTCGCGCGGACAGTATTACGAGGGGCAGGCCGCCCAGATGGATGCGCTCCATGCCGCTTCCCCCTCGGTCGGGGCGGACTGCGCGGCCCTCGCGCTGCGGGCCCTCAACCGGATCCTCGAGGAGTGCCGCGTCCAGCGCCTGACCCGCCACCAGCACGTCACGATGCGCCTGGGCGAGTACATCACGGCTGCGGAGACCTGCGCGGCCTTCTGCCGCGCCTCCGCCCGGCCGCACTACAGCGAGACCGTCCGTTTCGACTCCGAGGCCTGGCAGGCGATGTCGCGCCTGTACGCGCGCGAGACCGCGCTCGACGTCGCGCTCAAGGGCATGAAGCTCGTGCTTGGAGCGGGGTCGGCGCCCGCCGGGCTCCTCGACGCGCTCGCCCTTCCGGCCATCATGGCCCGGCAGGGAGGATCCATCGAGGACGGGGAGCTCGCCGCGCGAAAACTCACCGAAGTCTTCCGGGGGAGATAG
- a CDS encoding 4Fe-4S binding protein produces the protein MAYKIAESCTACGTCFDTCPSEAIIKGEPRYSIDAEKCIDCAACEASCPEKAIAAA, from the coding sequence ATGGCCTACAAGATCGCCGAGAGCTGCACCGCCTGCGGGACCTGCTTCGACACCTGTCCGTCCGAAGCCATCATCAAGGGAGAGCCGCGCTACAGCATCGATGCCGAGAAGTGCATCGACTGCGCCGCCTGCGAGGCTTCCTGCCCCGAGAAGGCCATCGCCGCGGCCTGA
- a CDS encoding glycosyltransferase family 39 protein — protein MSPDTRRRELLVVAAVAALLPALWLAKPWHIDEPFFLAIARQILSDPRRPLAFAFDWYGTLVPMASINNTPPLWGYVLAGTWALTDGGEAAMRLLLLPLNAAAALGAYLLAARFLRRPLLPTLILIASPAWSLPLQHLMPEKLLAAFAFPGLYALVRGVDERDGRWFWGSALLLALALLSKYNAVLLLPPALVYAWRGGAGRTRTALWAALALSGAAVYALADASGAALRAAAAVTEASARLPTSAWTHKSRSLLAFLGGCGLVTAFWPWLLCGRRAAALALLGAAALFLPALDLLPGVRAADRLLGLFLAAGAALGLWRILLEARGSKAGAFWAVWAFGGLLLQSLYWSVMARFTLFLLPPLVFGLAAQLEERWSQRRLAALHAAGLAAVLAFGAGLSAVDYRYAAAQKEASVEAARLVGEGRRVFFTGHWGLQFYMERAGARALEKPAGWNVLRRGDVAVVPAVNSNILRPSRPMKADVRVFSVGHRLPLRLDSAGASDAGFHCDVTGFLPFAFSREPLDELSFVEIL, from the coding sequence ATGAGCCCCGACACCCGCCGCCGGGAACTCCTCGTCGTCGCCGCCGTCGCCGCGCTCCTGCCGGCGCTCTGGCTCGCAAAACCCTGGCACATCGACGAGCCCTTCTTCCTCGCCATCGCCCGCCAGATCCTCTCCGACCCCCGCCGCCCCCTCGCCTTCGCCTTCGACTGGTACGGGACGCTCGTCCCGATGGCTTCCATCAACAACACCCCGCCGCTCTGGGGCTACGTCCTGGCGGGGACCTGGGCGCTGACGGACGGAGGCGAGGCCGCGATGCGCCTGCTCCTGCTCCCCCTCAACGCCGCCGCGGCCCTCGGCGCCTATCTCCTCGCCGCGCGCTTCCTGCGCCGCCCGCTGCTCCCGACGCTGATCCTCATCGCCTCCCCCGCCTGGTCGCTCCCCCTGCAGCATCTGATGCCCGAGAAACTGCTGGCGGCCTTCGCCTTCCCGGGGCTCTACGCGCTGGTCCGCGGCGTCGACGAACGCGACGGCCGCTGGTTCTGGGGCTCGGCGCTCCTCCTCGCCCTGGCGCTCCTCTCGAAGTACAACGCCGTGCTCCTGCTGCCGCCGGCGCTCGTCTACGCCTGGCGCGGCGGAGCGGGCCGGACGCGCACCGCGCTCTGGGCCGCCCTGGCCCTCTCCGGCGCCGCCGTCTACGCGCTCGCGGACGCCTCCGGCGCCGCGCTGCGGGCGGCGGCCGCCGTGACGGAAGCCTCCGCGCGCCTGCCGACCTCCGCGTGGACCCACAAGTCCCGCTCCCTGCTCGCCTTCCTCGGCGGCTGCGGCCTCGTCACGGCGTTCTGGCCCTGGCTCCTGTGCGGCCGGCGCGCCGCGGCGCTCGCCCTGCTCGGCGCGGCCGCGCTCTTCCTCCCCGCGCTCGACCTGCTCCCCGGCGTCCGCGCGGCCGACCGCCTGCTCGGGCTCTTCCTCGCGGCCGGCGCCGCGCTCGGACTCTGGCGCATCCTCCTGGAGGCGCGCGGCTCGAAGGCCGGCGCCTTCTGGGCGGTCTGGGCCTTCGGCGGACTCCTGCTGCAGTCGCTCTACTGGTCGGTCATGGCCCGCTTCACGCTCTTCCTCCTGCCGCCGCTCGTCTTCGGCCTGGCGGCGCAGCTCGAAGAACGCTGGTCCCAGCGGCGCCTGGCCGCGCTTCACGCCGCGGGTCTCGCCGCCGTCCTGGCGTTCGGCGCCGGCCTCAGCGCCGTGGACTACCGCTACGCGGCCGCGCAGAAGGAGGCCTCCGTCGAAGCCGCCCGTCTCGTCGGAGAGGGCCGACGCGTCTTCTTCACGGGGCACTGGGGCCTGCAGTTCTACATGGAGCGCGCCGGCGCCCGCGCGCTCGAGAAGCCCGCCGGCTGGAACGTCCTGCGCCGGGGGGACGTCGCCGTCGTCCCCGCCGTCAACTCGAACATCCTGCGCCCGTCCCGTCCGATGAAGGCGGACGTGCGCGTCTTCTCCGTCGGGCATCGCCTGCCCCTGCGCCTGGACAGCGCGGGCGCCAGCGACGCGGGCTTCCACTGCGACGTGACGGGCTTCCTCCCCTTCGCCTTCTCGAGAGAGCCGCTCGACGAGCTCTCCTTCGTCGAAATACTATAA
- the ettA gene encoding energy-dependent translational throttle protein EttA, producing MATTVDTKQIIFSMVGVSRLYPPKKQVLKDIHLSFYYGAKIGVLGDNGSGKSSLLRIIAGIDKDCSGQVTFSKGYTVGLLEQEPKLDPAKTVKEAVEEGVAETKALLDEFNAVSDKLSSPMSPEEMEKLLNRQGALQEKIEAVGAWELDHKLELAMDALRCPPPDAKCGVISGGEKRRVALCRLLLQEPDVLLLDEPTNHLDAESVEWLEEHLRRYKGTIIAVTHDRYFLDNVAGWILELDRGEGIPWKGNYASWLEQKKNRLAQESKSESRYQKTLEKELEWVRMGAKGRQAKSKARLSAYEQMLEEAPEKRADELEIYIPPGPRLGDVVIEAKGLSKSYGDKLLFEDLSFRLPPNGIVGVIGPNGAGKTTLFRLLTGREKPDAGTLTVGPSVKLGYVDQDRSNLDPSKNVWEAVTDGLDLVQLGKVQVNSRHYVSRFGFSGQDQQKPVSGLSGGERNRLHMARMLKECGNVLLLDEPTNDLDVHTIRALEEAVTHFAGCCVIITHDRWFLDRLATHILAFEGESTARWFEGNYSSYEEDRKKRLGEDAVRPRRIHYKALKH from the coding sequence ATGGCAACCACCGTCGACACCAAGCAGATCATCTTCTCCATGGTCGGAGTCAGCCGCCTCTATCCCCCGAAGAAGCAGGTCCTCAAGGACATCCATCTCTCCTTCTATTACGGCGCGAAGATCGGCGTCCTCGGAGACAACGGCAGCGGCAAGAGCTCGCTCTTGCGCATCATCGCCGGCATCGACAAGGACTGCTCCGGACAGGTCACCTTCTCCAAGGGCTACACCGTCGGCCTGCTCGAGCAGGAGCCGAAGCTCGACCCCGCGAAGACGGTCAAGGAAGCCGTCGAGGAGGGCGTCGCCGAGACGAAAGCGCTCCTCGACGAGTTCAACGCCGTCAGCGACAAGCTCTCCTCTCCGATGTCGCCCGAGGAGATGGAGAAGCTCCTCAACCGCCAGGGCGCGCTCCAGGAGAAGATCGAGGCCGTCGGCGCCTGGGAGCTCGACCATAAGCTCGAACTCGCCATGGACGCGCTGCGCTGCCCGCCGCCCGACGCGAAGTGCGGGGTCATCTCCGGCGGCGAGAAGCGCCGCGTGGCCCTCTGCCGCCTCCTCCTCCAGGAGCCCGACGTGCTCCTCCTCGACGAGCCCACCAACCACCTCGACGCCGAGTCGGTCGAGTGGCTCGAGGAGCACCTGCGCCGCTACAAGGGCACCATCATCGCCGTCACCCACGACCGCTACTTCCTCGACAACGTCGCCGGCTGGATCCTCGAGCTCGACCGCGGAGAGGGCATCCCGTGGAAGGGGAACTACGCGTCCTGGCTCGAGCAGAAGAAGAACCGCCTCGCCCAGGAATCGAAGTCGGAGAGCCGCTACCAGAAGACCCTCGAGAAGGAGCTCGAGTGGGTCCGCATGGGCGCGAAGGGCCGCCAAGCCAAGAGCAAGGCCCGCCTCTCCGCCTACGAGCAGATGCTCGAGGAGGCCCCGGAAAAGCGCGCCGACGAGCTCGAGATCTACATCCCGCCGGGCCCGCGCCTGGGCGACGTCGTCATCGAAGCCAAGGGCCTGAGCAAGTCCTACGGGGACAAGCTCCTGTTCGAGGACCTCAGCTTCCGCCTGCCGCCCAACGGCATCGTCGGCGTCATCGGCCCCAACGGCGCCGGCAAGACCACCCTCTTCCGGCTCCTCACCGGCCGGGAGAAGCCGGACGCGGGGACCCTGACCGTCGGCCCCTCCGTGAAGCTCGGCTACGTGGACCAGGACCGCTCGAACCTCGACCCTTCGAAGAACGTCTGGGAAGCCGTCACCGACGGCCTCGACCTCGTTCAGCTGGGCAAGGTGCAGGTCAACTCACGCCACTACGTCTCGCGCTTCGGCTTCTCGGGGCAGGACCAGCAGAAGCCGGTGAGCGGCCTCTCCGGAGGCGAGCGCAACCGCCTGCACATGGCGCGCATGCTCAAGGAGTGCGGCAACGTCCTCCTCCTCGACGAGCCCACCAACGACCTCGACGTGCACACCATCCGCGCGCTCGAGGAGGCGGTGACGCACTTCGCCGGCTGCTGCGTCATCATCACCCACGACCGCTGGTTCCTCGACCGCCTGGCGACGCACATCCTCGCCTTCGAGGGCGAGAGTACGGCGCGCTGGTTCGAGGGGAACTACTCGTCGTACGAGGAAGACCGCAAGAAACGCCTCGGCGAGGACGCCGTCCGGCCCCGCCGCATCCACTACAAGGCCCTCAAGCACTGA